A window of the Raphanus sativus cultivar WK10039 unplaced genomic scaffold, ASM80110v3 Scaffold0866, whole genome shotgun sequence genome harbors these coding sequences:
- the LOC108830837 gene encoding uncharacterized protein LOC108830837 yields the protein MAAIRQLAYGGGADTVDEYVRLGETTARKCLHKFTAGIIHLFGDQYLRRPTPEDLERLLRDGEERGFPGMVGSIDCMHWEWKNCPTSWRGMYSRGTGKPTMVLEAVASHDLWIWHAFFGATGTMNDLNILDQSPVFDDIVEGIALQVNYYVNGRDKIRRG from the exons ATGGCAGCAATTCGTCAACTAGCATATGGTGGTGGGGCTGATACAGTCGACGAATATGTACGACTTGGTGAAACAACTGCTAGAAAATGTTTGCACAAGTTTACTGCCGGAATAATCCACTTGTTTGGCGATCAATATCTAAGACGTCCCACACCGGAGGATCTTGAAAGACTGCTCCGCGATGGAGAAGAACGTGGATTCCCAGGGATGGTTGgaagcatcgactgtatgcattgggagtggaagaatTGCCCCACCAGTTGGAGAGGAATGTATTCACGAGGAACCGGAAAACCAACGATGGTGTTGGAGGCGGTAGCTTCACATGATCTTTGGATTTGGCACGCGTTTTTTGGAGCTACAGGTACTATGAACGACCTTAATATTCTTGACCAatcacctgtttttgatgacattgTTGAAGGAATAGCTCTGCAAGTCAACTACTACGTCAACGGTAGGGA CAAGATTCGCCGTGGTTAA